The Thermasporomyces composti region GGGAACGAAGAGCACGAACGTCGCGAGCGCGGCCGTGGCCAAGGTCCAACCGGCGCTGAGCAAGGTCACCGCGCGTTGACCGAAGTCACCCCCTTGGGGGCGACACCACGCGCTCCTCGACGTCGGTGGCCCGCTCCGCTGACGCCGTCGCGGACGCCGACACCGTCCGCGGGTCACCTGCGGCCACTTCCGGACACCGGACCGCTCTCGGCGGCGTCGCCCACACCACCCGCAGGTGTCGCACCCAAGGGGCGCTCCGCTCGTGGACGGCCGCATCACGGCGGTTCGACGCTCCGACCGACCGCTCGATGACCGTCTCGCCGGCCACACGACCGGAATCGTCGCGACGGTCGGAGGCCTCGCGGGCGCCTTGCTCGCGCCATGGCTGCAGCCTCGAGTGAAGCCGCAGCGTCTCATCACCGCGGCGCTGTGGACTGCCACCGGCCTGGTCACAGCCGCCGCCTTGACACCAGGGAACTACCTCACCGCCGCCCTCTTGGCGCTTGCCGTCGTTCCCTCACCCGCCATCAACGCAGGCCTGTTCGCCTACCAGATCGCCATCACACCGGACTCTATGCAAGGGCGCGTTGACAGCACGATCAGCCTGTTCGCGATGGGCCTCGCGCCGTTCGCGCCACTGCTCGGCGGCTTCCTTCTCGAACGAGTCGACGAGCTGTGGGCGTTCCTCGCCTTCGCTCTCGTCCTCGGGATCGCGGCTCTGATCGCTTCGGTCAGCAAGGGCATCCGGCGCATGCGTCCCCTCGACGAGGTCGGTGAGACAGTGACGGCCACCGCCTCCACCTGAGAGCGTCGCACCCTCCGTCTCCAGGACCGTCGAGGATCGTCCGCGCGGACGATCTCGCCGCGGCGCCCCTCCTGGCATGCTCCAAGCGATCACCCACTGCGAAGGAGGGACCTCATGCGCTTCATTAGGCGGCGCGGCGGGGTCGTGGCGTTGATCCTCGTCGCGACGATGCTGTCGGCCGGACCAGCCGTCGCCGCACCGCGCGGTCTGAGCCCTGGGACACACCAGGCTCGCACGGTCGAGAACAGCGTCGCAGACAAGCGTCTCGACGCCGCGCTCGACGCGGTCACAGTGGCCGGTATGCCGGGGGTTCTCGGCCGGGTGACAGACGGCCCCGACCGATGGAAAGGCGCCAGCGGAGTCGCTGACATCCACACCAAGCGACCGATGCGTCCCCACATGCGGTTCCGCATCGGCAGCATCACCAAGACGTTCGTCGCGACGGTCGTGCTGCAGCACGTCTCGGAGGGTCGCCTGGACCTGGACGCTCCGGTCGCCGACTACCTGCCGGGCCTACTCCCGGACGACCTCGGCGAGTCGGTGACGGTGCGGATGCTGCTCAACCACACGAGCGGGCTACCCGACTACGACACCGTGCTGTACCGCGAGATCACCGACATCGAGAAGTACCGGTTGGCGTTCTTCACACCGCGTCAGCTGGTCAAGCTGGCCCTCACCGATCCGCCCACGCCGCGCGGCCAGTTCGCGTACTCCAACACCAACTACATCCTCGCGGGCATGATCGTCGAACGGGTGAGCGGGCGAAGCATCCAGTCCGAAGTGACCCGCCGCATCATCCGACCGCTGCGGCTGAAGGACACCTCCTTCCCGAGGGTGTCCCCGTTCATCCCGGGGCCCCACCCAGCCAGCTACGTCCCGGCCGGACCGCCGGAGCGGCCACTGGTCGACTTCAGCGTCTACACCCCCACGGTGTTCGGCGCAGCCGGTGCGATGATCTCCTCCACGCGGGACCTGGAGCGGTTCTTCGACGAGCTGCTGTTCGGAAACCTGCTCGACAAGGACGCGTTGGCCGAGATGCAGACCACCGTGCCGACCGGCTCGGACGCCTTCGAGTACGGCCTCGGACTCATGAAGCTCGAGCTGTGCGGGACGTTCTGGGGGCACGACGGCGTCGTGTGGGGACAGACGGCACTCGCGCTCGCGAAGGCCGACACCGGGCGACACGTCAGCGTCGCCACCACCATGTCGCACTACGGGCCTGCTGGTGAACCCATCGACCAGGCACTCAGCAACTTCCTCCTGCTGGCCAGCTGTCCCGACGTGACCGTCTCGGCCGACGAGCCACCCGCGATCTGGCCGGGCGGCACCCCGAGGTGGGCTCCCCTGCCCTCGCTCACCCAGCCCTCGAACCGGCGGTAGCCCTGAGCGCTGTGGGTGTCTCGCTCGGCCTCCCGAGCGAGACACCCACGCGACGTCGCGTGCGCCCCGTCGTCCGTGGGTATGGAAGATGCGGACGGGGCAGCACGGAAGGAGCGGACCGGTTCGACAGCATCGATCGACGGCGAGGCCGCCGCAGCGTCCTGACCGGCTCCAGGCGGCGCCCGCCCCAGCGAGCCCTCGTCTCGTCCGACGTCGCCGCGACACCCCGCCGCCGAGGGTGGTGGCGAGCGTGCCGGTCGCCTGGAATCCACAGGCTCGGCTCGGCCCTCGCGGCGTCGGCTACGCTCTGCGGTCGATGGGAAGTCACACGCCGGACCTGTGGCCCGCGCCCCTCGCCTCCACCGCGGTGGACGCGGACCTTCGTGTGCCCGGGTCGAAGTCGATCACCAACCGTGCCCTCGTCCTCGCCGCCCTCGCCGACGGCCCGTCGACGATCCGTGGACCGCTGCGGGCCCGCGACACGCTCCTCATGGCGGCGGCGCTGCGCGCCCTGGGCGTGAGTGTCGAGGACGTGGACGATGACTGGTTGGTGACACCCGGCGCGCTTCGTGGACCGGCCAGTGTCGACTGCGGTCTGGCGGGCACGGTCGCGCGCTTCCTTCCCCCGGTCGCCGCCCTGGCTCGTGGCGCGGTCAGGTTCGACGGCGACGCGCGCATGCGAGAGCGGCCGATGGGTCCCCTGCTCGAGGCGCTGCGCGCCCTTGGCGCCACCATCGAGGACGACGGTCGCAACGCCCTGCCCTTCACTGTCCACGGCGCCGGCACCATGCCGGGCGGGAGCGTGGAGATCGACGCCTCGGCGTCCAGCCAGTTCGTCTCCGCTCTCCTCCTGGCGGGTGCCCACTACGACGACGGCGTGACCGTCGATCACGTCGGCGACCGCGTTCCCTCGATGCCCCACATCGAGATGACGGTCAGCATGCTGCGGGACCGAGGCGTCGACGTCGACACCGGTGAGCCGGCCACGTGGCGAGTCGCTCCCGGTCCCATCAAGGCCCTCGACGTCGCCGTCGAGCCCGATCTGTCGAACGCCGCCCCGTTCCTCGCCGCCGCGCTGGTCACCGGCGGACGAGTCCGCATCCTCGGCTGGCCGGACCAGACGTACCAGCCAGGCGCCCGGCTCCACGAGATCTTCACCGCGATGGGCGGTCATGTCCGACACGACAGTGAAGGACTGACCCTGCGTGGGCCGGAGGCGGTCCAAGGCGTCGACCTCGACCTGCACGATGTCGGGGAGCTGACGCCCGTCGTCGCCGCGGTCGCGGCACTCGCCACAGGACCCTCGCGCCTGCGCGGCGTCGCACACTTGCGGGGTCACGAGACCGACCGCCTCGCCGCGCTGGCCACCGAGCTGCGGCGACTCGGCAGTGACGTTCGAGAGAGCGCCGACGGCTTGGAGATCCGGCCGCGCCCGATGCACGGCGAGGTCTTCCGCACGTACGGGGACCATCGGATGGCGCACGCGGGTGCCGTGCTCGGCCTGGTCGTCCCCGGCGTGCAGATCGAGAACATCGCCACCACCACCAAGACGTTGCCCGACTTCGTGGGGATGTGGACGTCCATGCTCGGCCGGGAGGCAGCTGCGTGAGTCCAGGGCGCCGCAGGTTCGAGGTCGACGACCACGAGGCCTACGGCAGGCCCAAACGGCGCACCCGTCCACGCACGAAGCTCCGTCCGCGCTACGAGGACGCGGTCCGTGGAGTCGTGGTCGCCGTCGACCGGGGTCGCTACACCTGCCGGGTCGCCACGGATGGTGGGGACGCGACCACGGCGCCGCCCGCGGACGATGACGCTCGGTCCGTCGTCGCCGTTCGGGCGCGATCCCTGGGGCGCCACGCGATCGTCGTCGGCGATCGGGTCAGGCTCACTGGCGACGTCTCCGGGCGGCCGGGGACGCTGGCCCGCATCGTCGAAGTCGACGAGCGGACGACCGTGCTGCGCCGGACCGCGGATGACGACGATCCGGTCGAACGGGTCATCGTCGCCAACGCCGACCAACTGGTCATCGTCACGGCGTTGGCGGAACCACCGCCCAGACCAAGGCTCATCGACCGCTGCCTCGTCGCGGCGTACGACGCGGGCCTCGACCCTCTGCTGTGCCTCACCAAAGCCGATCTCGCGGCACCCGACGAGCTGCTGGAGATCTACCGCCCCCTCGGCGTGCCGTACGTGGTGACCCGGTACGACGACGACCTGGTGACGCCGTTACGCGACCGGCTCGCCGACCGCGTGAGCGTGCTCGTCGGCCATTCCGGGGTGGGCAAGTCGACCTTGGTCAACGCGTTGGTGCCGTCCGCTCAGCGGGCTACCGGCGAGGTGAGCGAGACGACCGGACGCGGTCGCCACACCTCGACCCAGGCGGTGATGCTGCCGCTGCCTTTCGGGGGCTGGATCGTCGACACCCCGGGAATCCGGTCGTTCGGGTTGGCCCACGTGGCGCCGGAGGACCTCATCCGCGCCTTCCCCGACCTCGAAGGGATCATCGAGGACTGTCCACGTGGCTGCACCCACGCCCGTACCGAGCCGGAGTGTGCGCTCGACGAGGCGGTGGCCGCCGGAACCGTCGACCCGGCCCGCCTCGACTCCTACCGGCGGCTGCTCGACTCCAGGGAGCGTCGGGCGGGCGACTGAGAGGCGGAGGACACGTCTGGACACCCGCCGTGTCGACGGTGCGGGAACGGCCCCGCGCGGGCCACGACGGGCGCGTCTCGTGGACGTCCCCGTGCTACTCGCTGAAGGTCCCCTCCCACACGGCGCGCGCACCGGAGTCGCCGGTTCGCACCACCTGGACGCCGGCCGTCACCGCGACCGCGACGAGGAGCACCGCCACCAGGACCTGGATCGGTCGCGCCGCGCCGCTCTGAGCCCGCGCCTCCACCGGGCTCCGCGCCAGCCGCTCGGACCCCTGGTACTCGCCGAGCACCAGCACCGCCAGGACCACCACGGCGGTCAACGCGACCAGCACCCACAACAGCAGGTCGCCGTTGTCCTTGTGGGCTCGGACGAAGTCGGGCTCGCCCAGATGGCGGAACAACGCCTCGCCGCTCTCGATCGCGACGTAACCGCTGACCAGGCTGATCACCGCGCCGGCCAGGAGCGGCCACCGCAGCGCTCGGCGCGATCGAGGGAGGACGGCGTACACCAACGCGGCGAGCACCGTCAGAGGCACCAGCACCACGACGGCGTGGATCACCAGGACGTGCAGGGGCAGTCCGAACGCCTGATCGAACACGCGCACCTCCTCCGTTGCTCACCTAGGACACGCACGCGAGCGACATGGGGTTCGATCAGCGGGTCGAAAGCCCTCGAGGCGATCGAGGTCGTTAGTTTTGGCCTATGGCCTCGACGCACACCGACGACCTGCGGCTCGCGCACCTCCTGGCCGATGATGCCGACTCGTTGACGACCAGCCGGTTCCGGGCCGCCGACCTTCGTGTCTCGACCAAGCGCGACGAGTCCCCGGTGAGCGACGCCGACACGGCGGTGGAAGAGGCCGTACGCCGTACGCTGAGTCGCGCCCGTCCCCGAGACAGCATCGAGGGGGAGGAACTCGGCAAGTCCGGCTGGGGCCCGCGCCGTTGGATCATCGACCCCATCGACGGCACGAAGAACTACGTGCGCGGAGTCCCCGTGTGGGCGACGCTCATCGCGCTGGCGATCGAGGAGGAGATCGTCGTGGGCGTGGTGTCGGCGCCCCAGCTCGGTCGGCGCTGGTGGGCGTCGCGAGGCGACGGTGCCTTCGCCGGTCGCAGCATCCGATCGGCACAGCCGTGTCGGGTCTCCTCCGTCGACTCGGTGTCCTCGGCCTTCCTCTCCTACTCCAGCCCCGACGGTTGGGTGAAGACCGGCCGTGGCAAGGGCTTCGGCCGCCTGCTGGAGGCCTGCGGGCGCACCCGGGGCTTCGGTGACTTCTGGTCCTACATGCTGCTCGCCGAGGGGCTGGTCGACATCGCGACCGAGCCCGAGCTGAACCTCCACGACATGGCCGCGCTCTCCGTCATCGTCGAGGAGGCCGGCGGCCGCTTCACGGACCTCGACGGTAAGCCCGGTCCTTACGGCGGCAACGCCCTCGCCACGAACGGCCTGCTCCACGACGAGGTGCTCGAGATCCTCAGCTCCCAGTGACTCGGATCCCCGATCCGTCACTTCTTGTGGTCGGAGGGATTCCGTTCGCGACCTCCCGGGTCTAGGCTGCGGTGCACGGACCCAGCCGGTGCTGGGTGCACCGGCGGACGAAGGGAGGCCGGTGATGCGGATCAGCGACGTACTTCGGCACAAAGGCGTCGAGGTCGTGACGGTCTCGCCCAGCACCCCGGTTCGTGACCTGCTGCGCATCCTGGCCCAGCACAACATCGGTGCGGCCGTGGTCAGCAGTGACCGGATGTCCATCGAGGGCATCGTGTCCGAGCGCGACATCGTCCGCCGACTCGTCGACGGCACCGGCATCCTGGACCAGCCGGTCGCCACGATCATGACGACCGACGTCCACACCTGCTCCCCCTCGGCCACGGTCGACGAGCTCATGCAGCTCATGACGGAGCGGCGGGTCCGGCACGTGCCGGTGGTGGTCGACGGTCGCCTCGCTGGGTTGGTCAGCATCGGCGACGTGGTGAAGACTCGGATCGGGGAGCTGGAGTTCGAGCGCGAGCAGCTCGCCAACTACATCGCTCACGCCGGCTGAGCCACCCTGAGCCGCCCCGGCGGCCGACACCTGCTCTAGCTGGGCCGCCCGTCCTTCCACACTGCGGCGGCGAGCGGCACACCAGGTCGGTAGGCCAGGTGGACGTAGGAAGGCGCGGCCAAGATCACGAAGTCCGCCCGGGCGCCAGGTCTCAGCACCCCGATGTCATCGCGACGCAGGGCGCGGGCGCCACCGGCGGTCGCGGCCCAGAGCGCCTCACCTGGCGTCATGCCCATCTCCCGCACCGCGAGGGCGACACAGAACGGCATGCTCGAGGTGAAGGAGGTCCCTGGGTTGCAGTCGGTCGCCAACGCGACCGTCACGCCCGCGT contains the following coding sequences:
- a CDS encoding serine hydrolase domain-containing protein yields the protein MRFIRRRGGVVALILVATMLSAGPAVAAPRGLSPGTHQARTVENSVADKRLDAALDAVTVAGMPGVLGRVTDGPDRWKGASGVADIHTKRPMRPHMRFRIGSITKTFVATVVLQHVSEGRLDLDAPVADYLPGLLPDDLGESVTVRMLLNHTSGLPDYDTVLYREITDIEKYRLAFFTPRQLVKLALTDPPTPRGQFAYSNTNYILAGMIVERVSGRSIQSEVTRRIIRPLRLKDTSFPRVSPFIPGPHPASYVPAGPPERPLVDFSVYTPTVFGAAGAMISSTRDLERFFDELLFGNLLDKDALAEMQTTVPTGSDAFEYGLGLMKLELCGTFWGHDGVVWGQTALALAKADTGRHVSVATTMSHYGPAGEPIDQALSNFLLLASCPDVTVSADEPPAIWPGGTPRWAPLPSLTQPSNRR
- the aroA gene encoding 3-phosphoshikimate 1-carboxyvinyltransferase is translated as MGSHTPDLWPAPLASTAVDADLRVPGSKSITNRALVLAALADGPSTIRGPLRARDTLLMAAALRALGVSVEDVDDDWLVTPGALRGPASVDCGLAGTVARFLPPVAALARGAVRFDGDARMRERPMGPLLEALRALGATIEDDGRNALPFTVHGAGTMPGGSVEIDASASSQFVSALLLAGAHYDDGVTVDHVGDRVPSMPHIEMTVSMLRDRGVDVDTGEPATWRVAPGPIKALDVAVEPDLSNAAPFLAAALVTGGRVRILGWPDQTYQPGARLHEIFTAMGGHVRHDSEGLTLRGPEAVQGVDLDLHDVGELTPVVAAVAALATGPSRLRGVAHLRGHETDRLAALATELRRLGSDVRESADGLEIRPRPMHGEVFRTYGDHRMAHAGAVLGLVVPGVQIENIATTTKTLPDFVGMWTSMLGREAAA
- the rsgA gene encoding ribosome small subunit-dependent GTPase A, which translates into the protein MSPGRRRFEVDDHEAYGRPKRRTRPRTKLRPRYEDAVRGVVVAVDRGRYTCRVATDGGDATTAPPADDDARSVVAVRARSLGRHAIVVGDRVRLTGDVSGRPGTLARIVEVDERTTVLRRTADDDDPVERVIVANADQLVIVTALAEPPPRPRLIDRCLVAAYDAGLDPLLCLTKADLAAPDELLEIYRPLGVPYVVTRYDDDLVTPLRDRLADRVSVLVGHSGVGKSTLVNALVPSAQRATGEVSETTGRGRHTSTQAVMLPLPFGGWIVDTPGIRSFGLAHVAPEDLIRAFPDLEGIIEDCPRGCTHARTEPECALDEAVAAGTVDPARLDSYRRLLDSRERRAGD
- a CDS encoding DUF2231 domain-containing protein, whose protein sequence is MFDQAFGLPLHVLVIHAVVVLVPLTVLAALVYAVLPRSRRALRWPLLAGAVISLVSGYVAIESGEALFRHLGEPDFVRAHKDNGDLLLWVLVALTAVVVLAVLVLGEYQGSERLARSPVEARAQSGAARPIQVLVAVLLVAVAVTAGVQVVRTGDSGARAVWEGTFSE
- the hisN gene encoding histidinol-phosphatase; this encodes MASTHTDDLRLAHLLADDADSLTTSRFRAADLRVSTKRDESPVSDADTAVEEAVRRTLSRARPRDSIEGEELGKSGWGPRRWIIDPIDGTKNYVRGVPVWATLIALAIEEEIVVGVVSAPQLGRRWWASRGDGAFAGRSIRSAQPCRVSSVDSVSSAFLSYSSPDGWVKTGRGKGFGRLLEACGRTRGFGDFWSYMLLAEGLVDIATEPELNLHDMAALSVIVEEAGGRFTDLDGKPGPYGGNALATNGLLHDEVLEILSSQ
- a CDS encoding CBS domain-containing protein — its product is MRISDVLRHKGVEVVTVSPSTPVRDLLRILAQHNIGAAVVSSDRMSIEGIVSERDIVRRLVDGTGILDQPVATIMTTDVHTCSPSATVDELMQLMTERRVRHVPVVVDGRLAGLVSIGDVVKTRIGELEFEREQLANYIAHAG